GTACAGAGCCGCCATAGCCGAATTCATAGCCACCCTCCTCTTCCTTTACATCACCGTCTTGACCATCATCGGATACAAGAGACAGAGCGACACCTCCATCGCCGGTAACACCGAGTGCGACGGGGTAGGCATTTTGGGCATCGCTTGGGCCTTCGGTGGCATGATCTTCATCCTCGTTTACTGCACCGCCGGCATCTCCGGTACGCAAACTGAACCTTCATCGATTTTTGCTCCGGTCACTTCTATTTCTGCTCCAATTAGTTAACTTTGTGATTTTCTGTATCAGGGGGCCACATCAACCCTGCAGTGACGTTTGGGTTGTTCCTGGGGCGCAAGGTGTCGTTGGTGAGGGCGTTGCTGTACATGGTGGCGCAGTGCGCCGGCGCAATATGCGGTGCTGGGTTGGCGAAGGGGTTCCAGAAATCGTTCTACAACAGGTACGGCGGAGGGGCTAACTCCGTGAGCGACGGCTACAACAAAGGCACTGCCGTGGGTGCTGAAATCATCGGTACCTTTGTTCTTGTCTACACTGTTTTCTCCGCCACTGATCCTAAGAGAAACGCTAGGGACTCTCATGTTCCTGTAAGCACAGACCGTCTCTTTGCTTTTCCTcgtttatcattaaattttaaatcttgtgtttcttttttgttattcaCTCACTTAATTAATTGCtttgaaattataaacaaataaaaggtGCTAGCACCCCTTCCCATCGGGTTTGCCGTCTTCATGGTTCACTTGGCTACAATCCCTATCACCGGAACCGGCATTAACCCGGCAAGGAGTTTCGGACCAGCTGTGATCTTCAACAATGACAAAGTCTGGGACGACCAAGTAAGTTAATTAATAAACCTTaaatttgatgttttttatgaaaagaaaaagaaaaaaaaattgttaacggTTGTGTTGTGATTGTCGGTTTTCAGTGGATTTACTGGGTTGGACCGTTCGTGGGAGCTGCGGTGGCTGCATTTTACCACCAATACATTCTGAGAGGATCAGCAATAAAGGCTCTTGGATCGTTCAGGAGCAACGCATAAGCTTATCCACCAAGATTATGATTTGTGGTGTGTCACCCAAAACAATAACAGTGTTTGAGTTGAAGTCTGTCTACAGGTCCCTCTCTTGGAGTTCCTTTTGGCTTTTTCCCTTACCCGTGGGCTTTGGGAAAACCAGATACCGTGGGCTCTTGAATTTGTAGATAAGAATGCttttattatcatcatcatcatcatcatcatgtcaAGGGTGTATTTTTatcccttttttctttttcttccaagtATTCCACTCTTGTATTCACTTCCATCATCTCATGTCATGCTTCATTAccccaatttttcttttcttttttgcttcTTCATCGTTCATCGTTCATCGCTGCTGCTGTATTCTCCTAAAATTTACCACTATGCGTTAATAAGTACAGTTTTAAGCACTTCAATTTGGTAATCAAGTTTTCCACGACTAATTATTGCTGATTCTTCACGCACCAAACCATGGAATAAGTATAGTTTGAAGCACTTGAATTTATGAAAAAACTGTTTCTATCGCGACACTAGTAAAAAGAGCAAAACCAAAACCACTTCAATCGTACTATGCtgcatttcttttaatttttcggATGCACCTTAAAAGGGTTTGTGTTATGTTTCATTCcgattaatttaatagaaaatttattacGGTAAGTTTATGAGGTTGAGTTGTCTTTAAAATATCTCTTAAGATAATAGCAGAATCATAACTCAGAGTTTAGTATTTAGTGCAGTAAAATTAGTTGTTTGTTGTTATGCTATTAACTatccatttatatttagtttttatgttttggtgTGAGAGTGATATATTGaagtttttatattgattatttagttttgcattatgttttgACGTGAGAGTGATATACCGAAAATCTTGTATTGATTATTTAGAAATCAAGtgatttcataatatataattcaatacagatattattttataaattttttataaaattaaattaagtttaaaatttatttcgtAACGTGTTTTTTCCCGTGATTTAGAATTAGATTGGTGTTAACTTTTTTTCCATGATTTAGAACCAGATCGGTGTTAACCTTCATGATGGTGTTTTGAAATTGAGAacgaataaaaacaaaagtgaGTGGTCCTCCCAATAGGTTAAATTTGTTGTGCTTTCACAATCATGCTTGCTGCTACCAGAAAATAAGTAACCACAAGTTTCTTGAACCTTCTTATTATTTCACCTGTTTTCGTGAACAAACacaactctctctctctatataatACATATTTCTAATTTCATGATTTGACAACTATTCACTACCATTTATAAGAAGTATtctatttcaaata
This region of Vigna unguiculata cultivar IT97K-499-35 chromosome 5, ASM411807v1, whole genome shotgun sequence genomic DNA includes:
- the LOC114185047 gene encoding aquaporin PIP2-7, which encodes MAKDVEQVTEQPEYSAKDYHDPPPAPLIDPDELTKWSLYRAAIAEFIATLLFLYITVLTIIGYKRQSDTSIAGNTECDGVGILGIAWAFGGMIFILVYCTAGISGGHINPAVTFGLFLGRKVSLVRALLYMVAQCAGAICGAGLAKGFQKSFYNRYGGGANSVSDGYNKGTAVGAEIIGTFVLVYTVFSATDPKRNARDSHVPVLAPLPIGFAVFMVHLATIPITGTGINPARSFGPAVIFNNDKVWDDQWIYWVGPFVGAAVAAFYHQYILRGSAIKALGSFRSNA